One genomic segment of Virgibacillus doumboii includes these proteins:
- the fabI gene encoding enoyl-ACP reductase FabI has product MNSLLKNKNIVVMGVANNRSIAWGITKSLHNAGANLIFTYRQERSKQKLEKLLDKNEIEAKQIVSCDVENDESIVNAFKEIGEEVGTIHGLVHSVAFANRDELTGEYADTSRDGYLLAQNISAYSLVAVTREAKKIMSEGGGIVTQTYLGAERVVPNYNVMGVAKAALEASVRYLAEDVGKYGIRVNAVSAGPIRTLSAKGVSGFNEKMSVIEEKAPLRRQIDQDQVGDATLFLLSELARGVTGEVLHVDSGFHIVAGS; this is encoded by the coding sequence ATGAATTCACTACTGAAAAATAAAAACATTGTCGTGATGGGTGTTGCGAACAACCGCAGTATTGCCTGGGGGATAACAAAGTCACTCCATAATGCCGGGGCGAACCTTATTTTCACCTACCGCCAGGAACGTTCGAAGCAAAAACTGGAAAAACTCCTCGACAAAAATGAAATCGAAGCAAAACAAATCGTTTCGTGTGACGTTGAAAATGATGAGAGCATCGTGAACGCTTTTAAAGAAATCGGCGAAGAAGTTGGTACCATTCACGGTCTTGTTCATTCCGTAGCGTTTGCCAATCGGGATGAATTGACTGGTGAATATGCAGATACTTCGCGTGATGGCTATCTGCTGGCGCAAAACATTAGCGCATATTCGCTTGTCGCAGTAACCCGTGAAGCGAAAAAAATCATGTCCGAGGGTGGCGGCATTGTTACGCAGACATATCTTGGTGCGGAACGAGTTGTGCCGAACTACAATGTAATGGGAGTTGCTAAAGCGGCACTTGAGGCAAGTGTGCGTTATTTGGCAGAAGATGTTGGCAAGTATGGAATTCGTGTCAATGCGGTATCAGCCGGACCGATTCGTACGTTATCTGCTAAAGGTGTTTCCGGCTTTAATGAGAAAATGTCGGTGATCGAGGAAAAAGCACCGCTTCGGAGACAAATTGATCAGGATCAGGTCGGCGATGCCACGCTATTTTTACTGAGTGAACTGGCTCGTGGTGTTACCGGCGAAGTCCTGCACGTTGATTCCGGTTTTCATATAGTTGCAGGATCTTAA
- a CDS encoding putative holin-like toxin: MNIFEVLMVLIGFGTLMIGFLTLVVEMINRK; this comes from the coding sequence TTGAACATTTTTGAAGTGCTTATGGTACTGATTGGGTTTGGTACCTTAATGATTGGATTTCTGACGCTGGTTGTTGAAATGATCAACAGAAAATAG
- a CDS encoding CynX/NimT family MFS transporter, whose translation MTDEQSKQNTKQLYYFLLLVAGIIIVAFNLRPAITSVGPLIGIIRDDVGLSNWSAGILTSLPLVAFAIMSPVAPKLGNRFSNERTLLLGLVLLLLGISVRSISLVSLLFIGTLFVGLGIAICNVLLPGVVKEKFPAKVGLMTSVYSTSMGIFAATASGLSIPFARGFDMGWQLALLFWTIPAILGVIIWIYISKKDKADRDAEMKYVDVGSNRMWKSPLAWQVACFMGLQSFLFYVTISWLPEILHDYGVSMATAGWMLSFMQFIGLPASFLVPVIAGKLKSQRVIVFVMVACAIGGYGSLLIGESFTVMVISTILIGITLAGSFALALAFLGMRARNARDAAELSGMAQSFGYTLAAVGPMLIGYLYDITHVWTTPLLTLIGVSVLVFIFGMGAGRNKYVLDE comes from the coding sequence ATGACAGATGAACAATCAAAGCAAAATACAAAGCAATTATATTATTTTCTGCTGCTTGTAGCAGGAATTATAATCGTAGCGTTTAATTTACGACCGGCGATTACCTCGGTAGGACCGTTGATAGGCATTATCCGTGATGATGTGGGCCTTTCCAACTGGAGTGCGGGGATTTTGACGAGTTTGCCGCTGGTTGCGTTTGCGATCATGTCACCAGTAGCACCGAAGCTTGGGAATCGATTTTCAAATGAACGGACCTTATTGCTGGGTCTTGTTCTTCTTTTATTGGGTATCTCTGTTCGTTCGATTTCCCTCGTGTCATTGTTGTTTATCGGTACGTTATTTGTCGGGCTCGGGATCGCAATCTGTAATGTGCTTTTACCTGGAGTGGTTAAGGAGAAATTCCCGGCTAAGGTCGGGTTAATGACCAGTGTCTACTCAACATCAATGGGGATTTTTGCTGCGACAGCTTCCGGGTTAAGTATACCATTTGCCCGTGGGTTCGATATGGGGTGGCAGCTGGCATTGCTGTTCTGGACCATCCCGGCAATTCTTGGCGTCATTATCTGGATCTATATTTCGAAAAAAGATAAAGCAGACAGAGATGCAGAAATGAAATATGTGGATGTGGGCAGCAATCGCATGTGGAAGTCACCGCTTGCATGGCAGGTGGCATGTTTTATGGGACTGCAGTCGTTTTTATTTTATGTAACGATTTCATGGCTGCCGGAAATTTTGCATGACTATGGTGTTTCGATGGCGACGGCCGGATGGATGCTTTCGTTTATGCAGTTTATTGGATTACCGGCAAGCTTTCTCGTTCCGGTAATTGCCGGTAAGCTAAAGTCACAGCGTGTCATCGTGTTCGTTATGGTCGCATGTGCAATTGGAGGTTATGGCAGCCTGCTGATTGGGGAATCGTTTACGGTAATGGTTATCAGCACCATATTAATCGGGATTACGCTTGCCGGCAGCTTTGCACTGGCGCTTGCTTTCCTGGGAATGCGGGCCCGTAATGCACGGGATGCTGCTGAATTATCGGGGATGGCGCAGTCTTTTGGCTACACGCTGGCAGCAGTCGGTCCGATGTTAATCGGGTATTTATATGACATCACACATGTCTGGACGACACCACTTTTGACATTAATCGGCGTATCTGTACTGGTGTTTATTTTTGGTATGGGTGCTGGTCGAAACAAGTATGTACTGGATGAATAA
- a CDS encoding MFS transporter — translation MQQRAYTIRDLYFWRITLSLALASFFVFASMYSVQPLLPVFVKEFGVTVSESSLALSLTIVGLIVGLVVLGFLSDRNGRTVFINFSLAGSVLPFLLIPLTDSFYILLILRLIQGFALAGLPAATLAYLSEEIDRRSVHVATALYISSNALGGMMGRVLTGYITDHFSWEMAFYFFAAVGVVILAAVFFMLPKSRFFTPSNETFSRDMEGFVFHLKNPALLLAFGLGVVLQFSFTGLWTYLPFYLQEPPFSLSLAVISYTFFAYGLGVVGSPLAGWLAGKVGLSPVRISGIIVLSVGMFMTLSPSFWLIVTGLCVTCLGFFTAHSLTAASVSEQATHHKGSASSLYLVSYYIGVTLGSSALGPVWSLTGWTGLVLLISSLPVIYFAFVKVISR, via the coding sequence ATGCAGCAACGAGCATACACAATCAGAGATTTATATTTTTGGCGGATCACGTTAAGCCTGGCCTTGGCTTCATTTTTTGTGTTTGCCAGCATGTATTCGGTACAGCCGCTTCTCCCAGTATTTGTAAAAGAATTCGGAGTAACTGTTTCTGAATCGAGTCTTGCACTGTCCCTTACGATTGTTGGCTTAATTGTCGGCCTGGTCGTTTTGGGCTTTCTTTCTGACCGGAATGGACGAACCGTTTTTATCAATTTTTCACTGGCAGGGTCGGTTCTGCCGTTTTTGTTAATTCCGCTGACTGATTCGTTTTATATTTTACTTATTTTGCGGCTTATACAGGGCTTTGCTTTGGCAGGCCTGCCTGCTGCAACACTTGCTTATCTCAGTGAGGAAATTGACCGGAGAAGTGTACATGTAGCAACGGCCCTCTATATATCCAGCAATGCGCTTGGAGGGATGATGGGGCGCGTGTTAACCGGGTATATTACTGACCACTTTTCCTGGGAAATGGCGTTTTATTTTTTTGCCGCAGTTGGCGTAGTTATTTTGGCGGCAGTATTTTTCATGCTGCCGAAATCACGATTCTTTACACCGAGTAATGAGACGTTTTCCCGTGACATGGAAGGCTTTGTGTTCCATTTAAAAAATCCTGCCTTACTGCTTGCGTTTGGACTCGGCGTTGTTCTGCAGTTTTCGTTCACCGGGTTATGGACATACTTGCCGTTTTATTTGCAGGAGCCGCCTTTTTCATTGTCGCTTGCAGTAATTTCTTATACGTTTTTTGCTTATGGATTAGGTGTTGTCGGCTCACCACTTGCCGGCTGGCTCGCAGGGAAAGTTGGGTTAAGCCCGGTTCGGATATCAGGAATAATCGTCCTTTCTGTGGGAATGTTCATGACATTGAGTCCATCCTTTTGGTTAATCGTTACAGGGCTTTGTGTGACCTGTCTTGGATTCTTTACCGCACATTCCCTGACAGCAGCATCGGTCAGTGAACAGGCGACTCACCATAAGGGAAGTGCGTCGAGTTTGTATCTTGTTTCCTATTATATTGGTGTCACGCTCGGCAGTTCAGCGCTTGGGCCAGTCTGGAGCTTGACCGGCTGGACCGGACTTGTGTTGCTGATTTCCAGCCTGCCGGTTATTTACTTTGCATTTGTAAAGGTCATATCCAGATAA
- a CDS encoding SLC13 family permease, which yields MITSTWNWLWDKHDQAKDLLSFFVRPNSSSLGSGSSTTAEGTSGNNGGGDKRSYSPRQFIGLFLGPILFVLTLLFFQPEGLSDAAQAILASTIWIAVWWITEAIPIPATSLLPIILFPLTGGLDVGLTTSSYGDDTIFLFMGGFMIALAMEKWNLHKRIALSIISVIGTNTERIILGFMVATGFLSMWISNTATAMMMVPIGLAIIYQVSESLKDNDEIDTSKENFGFGKALMLSIAYSASIGGIATLIGTPPNTVLAGTINNLYGIELSFAKWMLFGVPVAWIFIFIAWFYLVKIAYPLKLKQLPGGREVIHSQKKDLGAPSFEEKAVFVVFVAAALSWISRSFILAEINENIGDATIAMTAAIILFIIPAKNKAGDKLLDWDTAVKLPWGILLLFGGGLAIASGFKESGLSEWIGNQLSVLEGVNIFIILIVVAALVIFLTEITSNTATASMMYPIMASLAVALGVHPYAVMIAAGVAASCAFMLPVATPPNAVVFGSGYLRIPDMAKAGIALNILGVIIVTLAIYFLLPAVWGLNLTEIPDMMKQ from the coding sequence ATGATAACCAGCACGTGGAACTGGTTGTGGGATAAGCACGACCAGGCAAAAGATTTATTGAGCTTTTTTGTCCGACCGAATTCTTCAAGCCTCGGTTCGGGAAGCAGTACAACTGCAGAAGGTACTTCAGGCAATAACGGTGGTGGTGACAAACGATCGTACAGCCCGAGACAGTTTATCGGACTTTTTTTAGGCCCTATTCTTTTTGTACTTACATTATTATTTTTCCAGCCTGAAGGATTGTCTGATGCCGCGCAGGCCATTTTAGCAAGTACCATTTGGATTGCTGTCTGGTGGATTACCGAAGCAATTCCAATTCCGGCAACATCACTATTGCCGATTATTCTTTTCCCGCTGACAGGCGGTTTGGACGTTGGTCTGACGACATCTTCGTATGGTGACGACACCATTTTCCTGTTTATGGGCGGGTTTATGATCGCACTGGCAATGGAAAAATGGAATCTCCATAAGCGAATTGCCTTATCAATTATTTCTGTAATCGGGACGAACACCGAACGAATCATTCTCGGATTCATGGTAGCTACGGGATTTTTATCAATGTGGATTTCCAATACAGCAACAGCCATGATGATGGTGCCGATTGGTCTGGCGATTATTTACCAGGTGTCGGAATCGTTAAAAGATAACGATGAGATTGACACGTCAAAAGAAAACTTTGGCTTCGGAAAAGCACTGATGCTGAGTATCGCCTATTCTGCGTCAATCGGCGGTATCGCCACACTGATTGGGACACCACCGAACACTGTGCTGGCAGGCACGATTAATAATCTGTATGGTATCGAACTATCATTTGCAAAATGGATGCTTTTCGGTGTTCCGGTTGCCTGGATCTTTATTTTTATCGCGTGGTTTTATTTAGTAAAAATAGCCTATCCATTGAAATTGAAGCAATTACCGGGTGGTCGGGAAGTTATCCATTCCCAAAAGAAAGATCTTGGAGCTCCATCGTTTGAGGAAAAAGCGGTTTTCGTCGTGTTTGTCGCGGCAGCCCTGTCATGGATCAGCCGCTCGTTTATTTTGGCAGAAATCAATGAGAATATTGGTGACGCAACGATCGCTATGACTGCCGCTATTATTTTATTTATCATTCCTGCTAAAAATAAAGCAGGTGATAAACTCCTGGATTGGGATACTGCGGTAAAACTTCCGTGGGGAATCCTGCTGCTGTTCGGCGGAGGTCTTGCGATTGCTTCCGGATTTAAAGAGTCGGGACTGTCGGAGTGGATTGGTAACCAGTTGAGTGTCCTTGAAGGTGTGAATATATTCATTATCCTGATCGTTGTTGCTGCATTGGTTATTTTCCTGACCGAAATAACATCAAATACGGCAACCGCTTCGATGATGTATCCAATCATGGCATCACTGGCCGTTGCGTTGGGTGTGCATCCTTACGCCGTCATGATTGCAGCCGGTGTAGCCGCATCATGTGCATTCATGCTGCCTGTTGCAACCCCGCCAAACGCCGTTGTTTTCGGTTCCGGCTATTTACGTATACCGGACATGGCGAAAGCAGGTATAGCACTTAATATTCTTGGTGTAATCATTGTTACACTCGCCATTTACTTCCTGCTGCCTGCCGTATGGGGACTTAACCTGACTGAAATTCCGGATATGATGAAACAGTAA
- the pxpB gene encoding 5-oxoprolinase subunit PxpB, translating to MNYSLQAIGDAAIKIEFSDALLPELNREVQLFCRKMEECAPLPGMIEWVPAFDSVTIYYEPHSLSYQECCEKMHQIQQMTIEAAEIEPRCVSVPVLYGGDYGPDLERVAEVNGLTPDEVVSIHCEGDYSVYMLGFLPGFPYLGGLDKRIATPRLEEPRAKVAAGAVGIAHEQTGIYPLDSPGGWNIIGKTPLTLFERNREDTFLFRAGDRVRFYEVSEDELAAIGKGRVVNDGKTR from the coding sequence ATGAATTATTCCTTACAGGCAATTGGTGATGCTGCGATTAAAATTGAATTTTCGGATGCTTTGTTACCTGAATTGAATAGGGAAGTCCAGCTTTTTTGCCGGAAAATGGAGGAATGTGCTCCGCTTCCGGGAATGATTGAATGGGTTCCTGCATTTGATTCAGTAACGATTTATTATGAACCGCATTCCTTAAGTTACCAGGAATGCTGTGAAAAAATGCATCAGATCCAACAAATGACGATTGAAGCGGCTGAAATCGAGCCACGCTGTGTGTCCGTACCGGTTTTGTACGGCGGTGATTATGGACCTGATCTGGAACGTGTTGCAGAAGTGAACGGGCTGACGCCGGATGAAGTTGTGTCCATTCATTGTGAGGGAGATTATTCCGTTTATATGCTGGGTTTCCTGCCTGGTTTTCCGTATTTAGGCGGTTTGGATAAACGAATTGCCACACCACGTCTGGAAGAACCCCGCGCCAAGGTGGCGGCCGGCGCGGTCGGAATCGCACATGAACAGACAGGAATTTATCCGCTTGATTCACCAGGAGGTTGGAATATCATCGGAAAAACACCTTTAACATTATTTGAAAGGAACCGTGAGGATACTTTTTTATTTCGTGCCGGTGACCGGGTGCGATTTTATGAGGTGTCAGAAGATGAATTGGCGGCAATCGGCAAAGGGAGGGTGGTTAACGATGGCAAAACGCGTTGA
- a CDS encoding LamB/YcsF family protein, protein MAKRVDMNCDMGESFGAYIIGSDEELLKHVTSANIACGAHAGDPTVMDTTVRLAKEHGVAVGAHPGFPDISGFGRRMIDFSPDEIYRMVVHQIGGLQAFCRIHDVWMQHVKPHGALYNLAGRNRAAADAIARAVYDVDHGLILFGLAGSELLDAGRGVGLQVASEAFADRSYQADGSLTPREDTGAVIEDVAEAIAQVERMVNDGVVRAVTGELIGLEADTICVHGDGKNAVQFAEQLRKALERKGLEVAAIGDVD, encoded by the coding sequence ATGGCAAAACGCGTTGATATGAACTGTGATATGGGGGAAAGCTTTGGTGCGTACATAATCGGTTCGGACGAGGAGCTTCTTAAACACGTCACATCAGCAAATATTGCATGCGGCGCCCATGCCGGTGACCCCACAGTGATGGACACAACGGTTCGCTTGGCAAAAGAACATGGAGTAGCTGTCGGCGCACACCCAGGCTTTCCTGATATATCCGGCTTTGGTCGGCGGATGATCGATTTTTCCCCGGATGAAATTTACCGGATGGTCGTTCATCAAATTGGTGGATTACAGGCATTCTGCAGGATTCATGATGTCTGGATGCAACATGTAAAACCGCATGGTGCATTGTATAATCTGGCGGGCCGGAATCGTGCTGCGGCGGATGCGATTGCCCGTGCCGTTTATGATGTTGACCACGGATTAATTCTTTTCGGATTAGCCGGAAGTGAGTTGCTTGATGCCGGTCGGGGTGTCGGCTTGCAAGTTGCATCGGAGGCTTTCGCTGATCGGTCATATCAGGCGGATGGAAGTTTGACACCACGAGAGGATACAGGAGCGGTTATTGAAGACGTGGCTGAGGCAATTGCGCAGGTGGAGCGGATGGTGAATGATGGTGTCGTTCGTGCTGTTACAGGTGAACTGATTGGTTTAGAGGCGGATACAATTTGTGTTCATGGGGATGGCAAGAATGCTGTTCAGTTTGCGGAGCAGTTACGTAAGGCGCTGGAGCGTAAGGGGCTTGAAGTTGCTGCGATTGGGGATGTGGATTAG
- a CDS encoding biotin-dependent carboxyltransferase family protein, with product MQSQKIFHVIKPGVLTTFQDLGRTGYQKYGVPVSGAMDTYALQIANILAGNPRNKVCLEVTLVGPQLEMTAPHPITVAITGAALEPKLNNKPIQMWKSFKMEPGDQLTFGKHQSGVRAYIAVAGGFGAPAFFHSQSTDVNSGFGRSLAGDDSIYGFPVQSKHGVGISITPTYEKSIEVAVIEGPHTDSFTKEGRYIFFNTTHIVDANSNRMGYRLKSKQVTHEKNMDIWSDAVPFGGIQVPKNGMPIILMADRQTTGGYPRIGTVISSDLPKIAQLIPQGEIRFTPISVDEAQERARKIEKFLYQLEQFR from the coding sequence ATGCAAAGCCAAAAAATATTTCATGTCATCAAGCCCGGTGTCCTGACGACGTTCCAGGATCTGGGCAGAACCGGCTATCAAAAATATGGTGTGCCTGTTTCGGGGGCGATGGATACATATGCATTGCAAATCGCTAACATTCTTGCTGGCAACCCACGCAACAAAGTCTGTCTGGAGGTGACACTGGTCGGCCCGCAGCTTGAAATGACTGCGCCCCACCCGATAACAGTTGCTATTACCGGTGCAGCACTCGAGCCTAAACTCAACAACAAGCCGATTCAAATGTGGAAGTCGTTTAAAATGGAGCCTGGTGACCAATTAACGTTTGGGAAGCATCAATCGGGTGTACGGGCTTATATCGCAGTGGCAGGCGGGTTTGGCGCTCCAGCCTTTTTCCATAGTCAGTCGACAGATGTGAACAGTGGGTTTGGCCGTTCGCTTGCGGGTGATGATTCGATTTACGGATTTCCAGTCCAGTCAAAACACGGTGTTGGCATTTCAATTACCCCTACATACGAAAAGTCGATTGAAGTAGCCGTTATAGAGGGGCCACACACGGATTCTTTTACGAAAGAAGGCCGATATATTTTTTTCAACACAACCCATATTGTTGATGCCAATTCCAACCGGATGGGATACCGTCTGAAGTCGAAGCAAGTCACCCATGAAAAAAACATGGACATCTGGTCTGATGCGGTGCCGTTTGGCGGGATTCAGGTACCCAAAAACGGAATGCCGATAATCCTGATGGCTGACAGGCAGACGACCGGGGGCTACCCGCGGATTGGCACCGTCATATCAAGTGATCTGCCTAAAATCGCCCAGCTGATTCCACAAGGGGAAATCCGCTTCACGCCGATATCGGTAGATGAAGCGCAGGAGAGAGCAAGAAAAATAGAGAAATTTCTATACCAGCTGGAGCAATTCCGATAA
- a CDS encoding DUF1648 domain-containing protein: MKKHPKIKVPATKWEKLFNFLSVILLISLIVYVVMAYNSLPEKVPTHFNAQGEADDWGNKVTVLIMPGVALVSFIIMYFVTKAPHVYNYTVEITEENAPRLYPLARTFMATINFEMVAILSYIAWGMVQSAKSGTGLGMSFIFFVIVVPVVTIIIFMIRMNKVQ; encoded by the coding sequence ATGAAAAAGCATCCGAAAATCAAGGTTCCCGCTACAAAGTGGGAAAAGCTTTTTAATTTCTTATCCGTAATCTTACTTATTAGTTTAATAGTATATGTCGTCATGGCGTATAACAGTTTGCCGGAAAAAGTCCCGACCCACTTTAATGCCCAGGGTGAGGCAGATGACTGGGGAAACAAGGTAACCGTTCTGATCATGCCGGGGGTTGCACTGGTTTCATTTATTATCATGTATTTTGTAACAAAAGCACCGCATGTATATAACTATACGGTAGAGATAACTGAGGAAAACGCACCAAGGCTGTATCCCCTGGCACGTACATTTATGGCGACGATTAACTTCGAAATGGTTGCGATTTTATCCTATATTGCGTGGGGTATGGTGCAGTCTGCCAAAAGCGGGACAGGGCTTGGCATGAGCTTTATTTTCTTCGTAATAGTTGTTCCAGTTGTTACAATTATTATTTTCATGATTCGAATGAATAAGGTGCAATAA
- a CDS encoding MDR family MFS transporter, with the protein MPKYVWLLVIGTTINVTGASFLWPLNTIYMHNELGKSLAFAGFILMFNQGASIGGNLIGGMLFDKFSAYKTILIGTGTAFISAIILAFFHSIVPYSILLVLIGFGSGMTWPVMFAMAGSVWPEGGRRTFNAIYVARNLGVALGASIGGYVASISFDYIFIANAALFGIFLLMVVLTYKPMDKEQNHQMHTTVLEQGKKIQDKSAFVALLILCSGLLISWIAYSQWQSTIASHTQNLGIPLDLYSTLWTINGLLIVGGQPLIKWITGKITSLKLQIYLGTIIFIGSFVIVMFAEDFTFFAVAMVILTIGEMLVWPAVPTLANDLAPAGRAGFYQGIVNSVGAAGRMTGPFLGGLIVDMYNIELLFFIILILLLIPFVTTRIFDKGVTGEEERING; encoded by the coding sequence TTGCCTAAATATGTTTGGCTGTTAGTAATCGGGACGACAATTAATGTAACCGGCGCATCCTTTTTGTGGCCGTTGAACACGATTTATATGCACAATGAGCTCGGTAAAAGTCTAGCTTTTGCCGGGTTCATTTTGATGTTTAACCAGGGTGCCTCCATTGGCGGAAATTTGATTGGCGGGATGCTGTTTGATAAATTCAGTGCATACAAAACAATTCTGATTGGTACGGGAACTGCCTTTATTTCAGCAATCATCCTGGCATTCTTTCACAGTATCGTACCATATTCCATTTTACTTGTGCTGATAGGCTTTGGATCAGGAATGACGTGGCCGGTTATGTTTGCGATGGCTGGTTCAGTCTGGCCGGAAGGAGGCAGGCGCACGTTTAATGCTATTTACGTTGCCCGAAATCTGGGTGTAGCGCTTGGAGCATCAATCGGTGGTTATGTTGCAAGCATCTCATTTGATTACATATTTATCGCGAATGCGGCGTTATTTGGTATTTTTTTATTAATGGTTGTTTTAACGTATAAACCGATGGACAAAGAACAGAATCATCAAATGCATACAACGGTTCTGGAACAGGGGAAAAAAATCCAGGATAAATCCGCGTTTGTTGCTTTGCTTATTTTGTGCAGCGGATTGCTTATCAGCTGGATTGCGTACAGCCAATGGCAGTCGACAATTGCATCACATACCCAGAATTTAGGGATTCCACTTGATCTGTACAGCACATTATGGACAATAAATGGTTTGCTTATAGTCGGTGGACAACCTCTGATAAAATGGATAACAGGGAAGATTACATCGCTGAAATTGCAAATATATCTTGGAACTATTATTTTCATAGGTTCATTTGTGATTGTGATGTTTGCTGAGGATTTTACATTTTTTGCAGTGGCAATGGTTATTTTAACAATAGGTGAAATGCTTGTATGGCCTGCAGTACCTACGTTGGCAAATGATTTGGCTCCGGCTGGACGGGCCGGTTTCTATCAGGGAATTGTCAACAGTGTCGGTGCAGCCGGCCGGATGACGGGACCGTTTCTTGGCGGGCTGATTGTTGATATGTACAATATAGAGTTATTATTTTTTATCATATTAATTTTACTGCTTATCCCGTTTGTGACAACAAGGATATTTGATAAAGGAGTAACTGGAGAAGAGGAGCGTATAAATGGATAA
- a CDS encoding Cof-type HAD-IIB family hydrolase, with the protein MDKIKLIALDMDGTLLNSEEEISDYTKEVIAKALEKDVHVVLSTGRWLESCFPYAESLKLDSYLITVNGGQIWTMERNLIDEYQLHPERVKMMYELAEQMGVNIWMVSTDRVWREKGPEDFFAHEWLKFGCDSLDTKKLDEIVEELSHYEELELTNSLPTNIEVNPIGVNKASALRKVCDEIGISMNNVISIGDSLNDIKAIQQSGIGVAMGNGQEAIKKVADYVTDTNNNDGVAKAIERFVV; encoded by the coding sequence ATGGATAAAATTAAATTGATCGCATTGGATATGGATGGAACGTTATTAAACAGTGAAGAGGAAATTTCGGACTACACAAAAGAAGTGATTGCCAAAGCACTGGAAAAAGATGTACACGTCGTACTGAGTACAGGGCGCTGGCTGGAATCTTGTTTTCCGTATGCGGAATCGCTTAAGCTTGATTCATACCTGATCACGGTTAATGGCGGTCAAATATGGACGATGGAAAGAAATCTGATTGATGAGTATCAGCTTCATCCGGAACGCGTGAAAATGATGTACGAATTGGCCGAGCAAATGGGAGTGAATATCTGGATGGTCTCAACAGATCGTGTTTGGCGCGAGAAGGGACCTGAGGATTTTTTTGCCCATGAATGGCTGAAATTCGGCTGTGATTCACTTGATACAAAAAAACTTGATGAAATAGTTGAAGAATTATCCCATTATGAGGAGCTTGAGCTTACCAATTCGCTGCCAACGAACATTGAAGTGAATCCAATAGGGGTAAACAAAGCAAGTGCTCTAAGAAAAGTGTGTGATGAAATTGGTATTTCCATGAACAATGTCATATCGATTGGTGACAGCCTGAATGATATAAAAGCGATCCAGCAGTCCGGCATTGGTGTTGCGATGGGCAATGGACAGGAAGCAATCAAAAAAGTTGCGGACTATGTGACTGATACGAACAATAATGATGGGGTTGCCAAAGCTATAGAGCGATTTGTGGTGTAA
- a CDS encoding cold-shock protein — translation MSFSRGPKEPVKEVETNVWSCSNGDCSGWMRESYSFEEEPECPLCKSSMEQEVRILPELK, via the coding sequence ATGTCGTTTTCACGTGGACCAAAAGAACCCGTTAAGGAAGTGGAAACCAATGTGTGGTCTTGCTCAAATGGAGACTGTTCAGGTTGGATGAGAGAATCATACAGTTTTGAAGAAGAGCCTGAATGTCCATTATGTAAATCTTCAATGGAACAGGAAGTACGTATCTTGCCGGAGTTGAAGTAA